ATGATTTCATTAGATTGATGAGCTACATGCTACATTTGGCGTAGTCGGCAGGATTCAGTTCATTAGGACAAGCCCTATTGTCACCAATTAACAATGAACAATTTACTCAATCGGATCTCCTCAGGGTCAAAGGGGATCTCCTGGGTATAACGGCATTGATGGCGAAAAGGTACGTCTTATTTATTAGCTTACTTATTGATAAAAAAAAGACGGCATTTAGACATGTCTAGTTAGTGATGTCATCTACTTCGTTGATTTCCAGGGAAAGACTGGCACCACTGGGACACCTGGATGTAAAGGAGACGCTGGCATGTCGGTGAGATAATGCAGCGacgttgaggtgtgtgtgtaatgtactaCCCAGCCTGTATGCATTGTGGTTATAAATGTCCTCCTCCATCACCTTTGCGGTCTCACAGGGAGAAGCCGGTCTTGCCGGGGACTTTGGTATCAAGGGTGACACGGGCAAGTCAGGTGAAAAGGTAGGTGGATTCTTCACCTGATTCCTGGATTTAGCACCTATGTACAGTGTCCTGTTACATATAGAGTCATTATACCCATaacacctagcggtcaaacagagAAATGCTTCCAATCGTTTATTCACCATTCATTTTTACCACAATTTCTGACATTAGAATCCTAGTACAAATTTCCTGTTTTAGgtgagttaggatcaccactttattttaagaatgtgaaatgtcagaataatagtagagagaatgattgatttcagTCTACACGatacacagcccttattttaagtgtttctaaaatccccaaaTGGgagaaatgaatggtggaaaaacaattggaaccatttccctgtttgacctctAAGTttaatgggtattatgacacgttcactgtggggctctataggCTACCTGAAACATGAGTCTTGTGCACCTGGTACATCCTGTATTGTTGTTGTCTTCAGGGTGTTGCTGGGCAGAGTGGCAGGCCTGGACCACAGGGTGATCATGGAGACAGTGGAGATAAGGTCTGGAGCGCCATCTGAACGACACGTTATCAGAAACACTATCAACTTGTAGTTATTTAGACAATAATACATTAAGCGTGACTGTTACAGGGTGTTGCTGGCTATGTTGGAAACCCTGGTCTGCCTGGGCAAAAAGGAAACAAGGTACTATATCGGCTCAGAGATTAACACAGTTTACTAACTAGGAGTATCAGGCTGCCAAATCAAACCACAGAATCATCTGCTTAAACAATATTTCTGTTCATTAGGGTAAAGCTGGACCTGGTGGAAGTCCTGGCGACACTGTGAGTCTCATATTGAAGTCTGTATTAAATAAGCTGTAGACCAAGTGACAGTGTCTTCATACAGCGTTGTGAGTTGCACAACAATCCCACAAGAAAGAGCAGGACTCACAACATTTTACATTGACACGTTTTTATTTGGGGCCTGGTGAAACATGAGAACATGTCTCTTGTCTCAtgtctcttgtctcttgtctcttgtctcttgtctcaTGTCTCATGTCTCTTGTCTCATGTCTCATGTCTCTCTTCAGGGAAGCAGAGGAGACAGTGGCAGAGTTGGACGACGGGGCAAGGCTGGCAAGAGAGGAGATAAGGTTTCCACCAACAAACTACAAACATCAAACATCTCATCTGTTTTTACTGCATCACAACAGTCGATTCGATGTTGGTTGTATTCATTGTGTTACATCTTGCAGGGAGAAcgaggcccagagagagagaatccatgTTGGTTGTATTCATTGTGTTGCATCTTGCAGGGAGAAcgaggcccagagagagagaatccatgTTGGTTGTATTCATTGTGTTGCATCTTGCAGGGAGAAcgaggcccagagagagagaatccatgTTGGTTGTATTCATTGTGTTACATCTTGCAGGGAGAACGAGGCCCAGAGGGGGAGAATCCATGTTGGTTGTATTCATTGTGTTGCATCTTGCAGGGAGAACGAGGCCCAGAGGGGAGAATCCATGTTGGTTGTATTCATTGTGTTGCATCTTGCAGGGAGAAcgaggcccagagagagagaatccatgTTGGTTGTATTCATTGTGTTGCATCTTGCAGGGAGAACGAGGCCCAGAGGGGGAGAATCCATGTTGGTTGTATTCATTGTGTTGCATCTTGCAGGGAGAAcgaggcccagagagagagaatccatgTTGGTTGTATTCATTGTGTTACATCTTGCAGGGAGAACGAGGCCCAGAGGGGGAGAATCCATGTTGGTTGTATTCATTGTGTTGCATCTTGCAGGGAGAAcgaggcccagagagagagaatccatgTTGGTTGTATTCATTGTGTTACATCTTGCAGGGAGAACGAGGCCCAGAGGGGGAGAATCCATGTTGGTTGTATTCATTGTGTTGCATCTTGCAGGGAGAAcgaggcccagagagagagaatccatgTTGGTTGTATTCATTGTGTTGCATCTTGCAGGGAGAAcgaggcccagagagagagaatccatgTTGGTTGTATTCATTGTGTTGCATCTTGCAGGGAGAAcgaggcccagagagagagaatccatgTTGGTTGTATTCATTGTGTTACATCTTGCAGGGAGAACGAGGCCCAGAGGGGGAGAATCCATGTTGGTTGTATTCATTGTGTTGCATCTTGCAGGGAGAAcgaggcccagagagagagaatccatgTTGGTTGTATTCATTGTGTTACATCTTGCAGGGAGAACGAGGCCCAGAGGGGGAGAATCCATGTTGGTTGTATTCATTGTGTTGCATCTTGCAGGGAGAAcgaggcccagagagagagaatccatgTTGGTTGTATTCATTGTGTTGCATCTTGCAGGGAGAACGAGGCCCAGAGGGGGTGAATCCATGTTGGTTGTATTCATTGTGTTGCATCTTGCAGGGAGAACGAGGCCCAGAGGGGGAGAATCCATGTTGGTTGTATTCATTGTGTTGCATCTTGCAGGGAGAACGAGGCCCAGAGGGGGAGAATCCATGTTGGTTGTATTCATTGTGTTACATCTTGCAGGGAGAACGAGGCCCAGAGGGGGAGAATCCATGTTGGTTGTATTCATTGTGTTGCATCTTGCAGGGAGAACGAGGCCCAGAGGGGGTGAATCCATGTTGGTTGTATTCATTGTGTTGCATCTTGCAGGGAGAACGAGGCCCAGAGGGGGAGAATCCATGTTGGTTGTATTCATTGTGTTGCATCTTGCAGGGAGAACGAGGcccagagggggtgagaggagttCCTGGAGAGAATGGAGAAGAAGGAGCAGCAGTGAGTCAACTTTTAATAAATTAAATGTAATCAATATGCAGGTGTTGTATTTCAATCAATACATTGAACTGTATCTTTTTCAATCCCTATCATATCCATCTCATACCAGGGGGCACCAGGTTTCCCAGGGGTCCGTGGTCCACCAGGTGAGGGTGGAGAGGCGGGACTTCAGGTGAATACTGCCctaaataattataataatacctGGTAAGAGCAAAGGTGCTCCACTAACCATTCAGCCCGTCACCAAATATATCATTGGTTAAACAGGTGACATCTATGACAGGTGATATCTATGACAGGTGATATCTATGACAGGTGATATCTATGACAGGTGATATCTATGACAGGTGATATCTATGACAGGTGATATCTATGACAGGTGCTATCTATGACAGGTGAAATCTATGACAGGTGATATCTATGACAGGTGACATCTATGACAGGTGATATCTATGACAGGTGATATCTATGACAGGTGATATCTATGACAGGTGATATCTATGACAGGTGACATCTATGACAGGTGATATCTATGACAGGTGATATCTATGACAGGTGATATCTATGACAGGTGACATCTATGACAGGTGACATCTATGACAGGTGACATCTATGACAGGTGATATCTATGACAGGTGATATCTATGACAGGTGATATCTATGACAGGTGATATCTATGACAGGTGATATCTATGACAGGTGATATCTATGACAGGTGACATCTATGACAGGTGATATCTATGACAGGTGATATCTATGACAGGTGATATCTATGACAGGTGATATCTATGACAGGTGACATCTATGACAGGTGATATCTATGACAGGTGATATCTATGACAGGTGATATCTATGACAGGTGACATCTATGACAGGTGATATCTATGACAGGTGACATCTATGACAGGTGATATCTATGACAGGTGATGTAATGAAATGAGAAAACAATATTCTTCCCTGTCACCATCCAAGTCCATGTTTCCTGCATGTCCTCGTTAGGGCTCTCAGGGGGATGCAGGGGACTTTGGCCCCCGAGGAAACACTGGAGCAGCAGGAGCTAAGGTAAGTTGATTTGGGTTCAGCTTTTAACACTTAAACTGCCAGGCCTCGATTCCCCCCTTACTACGCCAATGAGCAGGATTCTGTTTTTACTGCAACATTCTAACAGTCTAATGAATACATTTCAGAAATGCTCTcggaaagaaaaaaaaagaatcaTTTGTTTGTGTTTCTGAAGGTCTTGGGTAACATTAGAATACAGAATAGCATTATCATTAGTTCATGTTACTGTAGGCAGGCAGGCGAcgggtcaagggcaggcagaggtcagtaatccagggcagtgtcagaCAGGTATAGCGTTCTACAGGCTCAGAGGCAGGGCAGGCAAGGTGGTCAAAACCAGAAAAACAAGGGCTAGAGAGAAACATGAGTACGGGGGAAAACACACTGGTAGGCGTGATGAGACAAGAAACTGGCAACAGACGGCAGGCAGGGTGGTCAAAACCAGAAAAACTCGGGCTAGAGAGAAACATGAGTACGGGGGAAAACACACTGGTAGGCTTGATGAGACAAGACCCgcctccagacctgaacccaatagaacatctttggagggagctgaaagtccgtattgcccagcgacagccccgaaacctgaaggatctggagaaggtctgtatgaaggagtgggccaaaatccctgctgcaatgtgtgcaaacctggtcaagaactacagaaaacatatgatctctgtaattgcaaacaaaggtttctgtaccaaatattaagttctgcttttctgatgtgtcAAATACTTACGTCATGCAATAaattgcaaattaattacttaaaa
This window of the Oncorhynchus gorbuscha isolate QuinsamMale2020 ecotype Even-year unplaced genomic scaffold, OgorEven_v1.0 Un_scaffold_681, whole genome shotgun sequence genome carries:
- the LOC124019775 gene encoding collagen alpha-2(VI) chain-like isoform X4, translated to MAEVLKAVLLLWILQVSAQDPEYDHLLVRPRNINDEKDDCPINVYFTMDTSESVALREFPWGSLVEELKMFLQLFVERLQTTPLRAKRAQWAYGGLHFSDRVEVFSQVVTDAADFLGRTQAIRYIGRGTFIDCALRNMTEQVRLTASGKPRLQYAVVLTDGHITGSPCGGVSRAAEAAKAAGIKIFVVATNEYTMESELKRIASSPVELYRKDYMAFPASNRQAAVNRITDTMIKEAEFECQAPMCIQTKGAVGPKGYKGMKGAKGTNGAIGDPGQPGQQGDLGIEGSIGSHGQKGLPGLKGEKGDIGGSGPKGQRGSPGYNGIDGEKGKTGTTGTPGCKGDAGMSGEAGLAGDFGIKGDTGKSGEKGVAGQSGRPGPQGDHGDSGDKGVAGYVGNPGLPGQKGNKGKAGPGGSPGDTGSRGDSGRVGRRGKAGKRGDKGERGPERENPCWLYSLCCILQGERGPERENPCWLYSLCCILQGERGPERENPCWLYSLCYILQGERGPEGENPCWLYSLCCILQGERGPEGRIHVGCIHCVASCRENEAQRERIHVGCIHCVASCRENEAQRGRIHVGCIHCVASCRENEAQRERIHVGCIHCVTSCRENEAQRGRIHVGCIHCVASCRENEAQRERIHVGCIHCVTSCRENEAQRGRIHVGCIHCVASCRENEAQRERIHVGCIHCVASCRENEAQRERIHVGCIHCVASCRENEAQRERIHVGCIHCVTSCRENEAQRGRIHVGCIHCVASCRENEAQRERIHVGCIHCVTSCRENEAQRGRIHVGCIHCVASCRENEAQRERIHVGCIHCVASCRENEAQRG